The Buchnera aphidicola (Formosaphis micheliae) nucleotide sequence TTATTAAGGAAGTATGTAGATGAATCAATTAGAAGCTTTAAAAAAAATGACTACAGTTGTTATAGATAGTGGAGATGTGGAGTCTATTTTGAAATACAAATCTCAAGATGCTACCACGAATCCAAGTTTAGTACTTCAAGCTATGTCGCTAAAAATTTATCAAACACTATTAGATGAAGCAATTAGTTATGCTAGAAAAATTGGTGGAAATCATAAAAAAAAGGTAGAAAATGCCATTTATAAAATTATGGTTTCTCTTGGAATTAATATTTTAGAGAATATATCAGGACAAGTTTCTATTGAAGTAGATGCTCGTAATTCTTTTGATAAAGAAGCTTCTATTAAACAAGCAAATAAATTAATTAATATGTTTGAAACCAAAGGAGTAAATAGGTCTAGAATTTTAATTAAATTAGCAGCAACTTGGGAAGGAATTAAAGCTGCTGAAGAATTAGAAAAAAATAATATTCATTGTAATTTAACGCTTTTATTTTCTTTTGCTCAAGCTAAAGCATGTGCAGAATCCAATGTATATCTTATTTCTCCTTTTGTTGGAAGAATTTATGATTGGTATAATAAGAACACTTTTATAAATGATTATTCATGTGATACAGATCCTGGTGTAATAGCAGTACGTAAGATATATTATTATTATAAAGAATATAATTATTCTACAATAATTATGGGAGCTAGTTTTCGTAGAAAAGAACAAATTTTAGCTTTAGCAGGATGTGATCGTTTAACTATATCACCTGTATTTTTAGAAGAATTAAAATCTAGTACTGATTTTTTTGAACGTAAATTATTTTGTATAAAAAAAAGTAATAAATTACCTGAAAAAATACGAAAATCAGATTTTAATTGGTTTCATAATCAAGATGCTATGGCAGTAGATCAATTATCTGATGGAATTCGAAGATTTGGAGCTGATCAAATTAAATTAGAGAAAATAATATCAAGTAGATTGTAATAAATATATATAAATAATAAATCTTGAATTGATATATTATTTATAGTAATGATTATTATTACGTTCATAATATTTAAGTATTAATTAATTTTATAATAAGGATGTAAATATGTATTCAAATAGTGATTTATCAAATGCTATTAGATGTTTAAGTATAGATGCTATTCAACGTGCTAATTCAGGACATCCAGGTATGCCTATGGGAATGGCAGATATTGCTATGGTATTGTGGAGACAGTTTTTAAAACATAATCCTAAAAATCCTTTATGGGATAATAGAGATCGTTTTATATTATCTAATGGGCATGGATCGATGTTGTTATATAGTATTTTGCATCTTACCGGTTATGATTTATCTATTAATGATTTAAAAAATTTTAGACAATTAAATTCTAAAACTCCAGGTCATCCAGAAATAGGATGTACTCCTGGGATTGAAATTACAACAGGACCATTAGGTCAAGGTTTGGCTGCAGCTGTAGGAATGGCTATTGCTGAACGTAGTTTAGGTTCTTATTTTAATAGATATGGTTATAATATAATAGATCATTATACATGGGTATTTATTGGTGATGGATGCTTAATGGAAGGTATTTCACATGAAGTGTGTTCGTTGGCAGGTACTTTTGGTTTAGGTAAACTTATTGTTTTTTATGATAGAAATGGAATTTCTATAGATGGTAATACTAATGATTGGTTTAATGATGATACTTCAGTACGTTTTCAATCATATTATTGGCATGTAGTTAATAATGTAGATGGACATAATATAGAATCTATAAAAAATGCTATTATAGAGTCTAAAAGTGTTATAGATAAGCCATCCATTATTATTTGTGATACAGTGATTGGTTTTGGTTCTCCTAATAAATCTGGTAAATCAGAATCTCATGGTTCTCCGTTAGGTAATGAAGAAGTTTTATTAACGAAAAAAAAATTAAATTGGTTATACAAACCATTTTATATTCCTGAAGAAATATATAGTCAATGGGATGCAAGTATTGTTGGTGAAAAGTTAGAAAAACAATGGAAGAAAGAGTTTAAAAGATATGAAATACGTTATCCTGTTTTAGCAGAAGAATATAGACGAAGAATGAATAAAAAGTTACCTAGTATTTGGGATAGAGAGATGGAAAAATTTATTCAACTCTTACAAAAATCTCCTCAGACTATAGCAACTAGACAAGCATCACAAAATACATTAGAACTAATAGGAAGTTTATTAAATGAATTAATAGGTGGATCAGCTGATCTTTCTCCTAGTAATTTAACTATATGGTCAGGTTCTAAATCAATTAAAAATGATTTTTCAGGTAATTATATACATTATGGAGTTAGAGAATTTGGAATGACAGCTATTTCTAATGGAATTTCTCATCATGGAGGATTTATTCCATATAGTGCTACTTTTTTAATATTTGTTGAATATGCAAAAAATGCTGTTCGTATGGCTGCGTTAATGAAAACTCAACAGATTTTAATTTATACACATGATTCTATTGGATTAGGTGAAGATGGACCTACTCATCAACCTATAGAACAGTTATCTTGTTTACGTTTTACTCCTAATTTAAGTGTTTGGAGACCTAGTGATCAAGTAGAAACAGCAATTGCATGGAAATATGCGATAGAAAGACAACAAGGACCAACAGCATTAATTTTGTCTCGTCAAAATGTACCTCAATTGTTTAGGACTAATATTCAGTTAATAGATGTTAAAAGAGGCGGGTATATATTGAATCAAGATTCTGAATGTCCTGAAATTATTATTATTTCTACTGGTTCTGAGCTAAAAATTGCAGTAGAAGTAGCTAAAGCGTTAAATTGTAGTGGTCACATGATTAGAGTAGTTTCTATGCCTTCTACTGATGTATTTGATCAACAAAATTTGTCATACAGAGAAAGTGTATTGCCTCCTTTATTAATTAAACGTGTTGCAATTGAAGCTGGAATTACAGATTTCTGGTATAAATATGTTGGTTTAAATGGATTAATTATAGGTATGAATTCATTTGGTGAATCTGCTCCAGCTAAGCAATTATATGATAAATTTGGTTTTAATGTTCAAGATATTGTAAG carries:
- the tal gene encoding transaldolase, producing MNQLEALKKMTTVVIDSGDVESILKYKSQDATTNPSLVLQAMSLKIYQTLLDEAISYARKIGGNHKKKVENAIYKIMVSLGINILENISGQVSIEVDARNSFDKEASIKQANKLINMFETKGVNRSRILIKLAATWEGIKAAEELEKNNIHCNLTLLFSFAQAKACAESNVYLISPFVGRIYDWYNKNTFINDYSCDTDPGVIAVRKIYYYYKEYNYSTIIMGASFRRKEQILALAGCDRLTISPVFLEELKSSTDFFERKLFCIKKSNKLPEKIRKSDFNWFHNQDAMAVDQLSDGIRRFGADQIKLEKIISSRL
- the tkt gene encoding transketolase, with the translated sequence MYSNSDLSNAIRCLSIDAIQRANSGHPGMPMGMADIAMVLWRQFLKHNPKNPLWDNRDRFILSNGHGSMLLYSILHLTGYDLSINDLKNFRQLNSKTPGHPEIGCTPGIEITTGPLGQGLAAAVGMAIAERSLGSYFNRYGYNIIDHYTWVFIGDGCLMEGISHEVCSLAGTFGLGKLIVFYDRNGISIDGNTNDWFNDDTSVRFQSYYWHVVNNVDGHNIESIKNAIIESKSVIDKPSIIICDTVIGFGSPNKSGKSESHGSPLGNEEVLLTKKKLNWLYKPFYIPEEIYSQWDASIVGEKLEKQWKKEFKRYEIRYPVLAEEYRRRMNKKLPSIWDREMEKFIQLLQKSPQTIATRQASQNTLELIGSLLNELIGGSADLSPSNLTIWSGSKSIKNDFSGNYIHYGVREFGMTAISNGISHHGGFIPYSATFLIFVEYAKNAVRMAALMKTQQILIYTHDSIGLGEDGPTHQPIEQLSCLRFTPNLSVWRPSDQVETAIAWKYAIERQQGPTALILSRQNVPQLFRTNIQLIDVKRGGYILNQDSECPEIIIISTGSELKIAVEVAKALNCSGHMIRVVSMPSTDVFDQQNLSYRESVLPPLLIKRVAIEAGITDFWYKYVGLNGLIIGMNSFGESAPAKQLYDKFGFNVQDIVRKIKLHFSL